In the Numida meleagris isolate 19003 breed g44 Domestic line chromosome 5, NumMel1.0, whole genome shotgun sequence genome, one interval contains:
- the SLC39A10 gene encoding zinc transporter ZIP10 isoform X1 — protein sequence MKFIYKTQESNSQETEMKVHMHTKFCIVCLLTFIFHQCNHCHKDGRDHGPEEGHEDHHNCYQISETPYHQSAGSESMPSKFSASEAENEQKYYIEKIFDRYGENGRLSFFGLEKLLISLGLGEVKVVMINHDDIGHDHVSHLYALEVQEGKHFHSHNHPHSHSDSENQTVVGMAEKKNHKCNSERDAVVSSIKGDGKRIHDQSHHHHHHHPHPHHHLAHNGTHHPRNDSVIHNEHGEQNHGPSTETNTTQDQRERKQRKQKKKRKKISETSGDNTQDCPPNHHLGDQCEHNRVHKHDHVHDASHFHVHHREHNGDRSTNHGHQDSSLGGEDGHHHTSKREAPCKHTGVRKHTISARSRKDHSEDERDGEECLNVTQLLRRYGLETSSPISPEFFIYMCPALLYQIDRRLCIVHYDELEDFMKSKTASIENEDKTGASAWVCGIISITVISLLSLLGVILIPIINQWCFKFLLTFLVALAVGTMSGDALLHLLPHSHGGHNHSHHHGQGHMHEHKHSHRHAHGHGIENEGFLEENDPVLKGLVALGGIYVLFIIEHCIRMYKHYNKQKSKQKWCKNKPSEESPIGRKLSDQKLNNRPDADWLQLKPLAGADDSVLSEDRLNETELTDLDGQLESPPKNFLSVEEENNMHHSHNDVLHAAQEHDLHDLEYDSHGEDKMIARKHSHHWHHKHSHHSHGHCHSGKDLKDTGIANIAWMVIMGDGIHNFSDGLAIGAAFSAGLTGGISTSIAVFCHELPHELGDFAVLLKAGMTVKQAIVYNLLSAMMAYIGMLIGTAVGQYANNITLWIFAVTAGMFLYVALVDMLPEMLHGDGDNEEHGYCPVGQFILQNLGLLLGFAIMLVIALYEDKIVLNIQF from the exons ATGAAGTTTATAtacaaaacacaggaaagtaACTCACAG GAAACAGAGATGAAggtacacatgcacacaaaattTTGCATCGTTTGTTTGCTGACATTTATCTTTCATCAGTGCAATCATTGCCATAAAGATGGGCGTGACCATGGTCCTGAAGAGGGACATGAAGACCACCATAACTGCTATCAGATCTCAGAGACACCGTATCACCAGAGCGCAGGATCAGAATCCATGCCGAGTAAATTTTCAGCGtcagaagctgaaaatgaacagaaatactACATTGAAAAGATTTTTGATCGTTATGGTGAAAATGGAAGATTATCCTTTTTTGGCCTGGAAAAACTGTTAATAAGCCTTGGTTTAGGAGAAGTAAAAGTAGTAATGATAAATCATGATGATATTGGCCATGATCATGTTTCTCACCTGTATGCTTTAGAAGTACAGGAAGGGAAGCATTTTCACTCTCATAACCATCCTCATAGCCACTCAGATTCAGAAAACCAAACCGTGGTTGGTatggctgaaaagaaaaatcataaatgTAACTCTGAGAGAGATGCAGTGGTGTCGTCTATAAAAGGTGATGGTAAACGTATTCATGACCAGAGtcaccatcaccatcatcaccaCCCTCATCCGCATCATCATCTTGCCCATAATGGTACGCACCATCCTCGTAATGATTCAGTTATTCATAATGAACACGGAGAACAGAATCATGGACcttccacagaaacaaacacGACACAGGATCAGCGTGAAAGAAAACAGcggaaacagaagaagaaacgAAAGAAAATCAGTGAGACTTCAGGAGATAATACACAAGATTGTCCTCCAAATCATCACCTAGGTGATCAGTGTGAGCACAATCGTGTTCATAAACATGATCATGTACACGATGCATCTCACTTTCATGTGCACCATCGTGAACACAATGGCGATCGTTCCACTAATCACGGACATCAGGATTCCAGTCTAGGTGGTGAGGACGGGCATCACCATACCAGCAAGCGGGAGGCGCCCTGTAAGCACACGGGTGTCAGAAAACACACTATTTCAGCACGTAGTCGTAAGGATCATAGTGAAGATGAACGTGATGGTGAAGAG TGCTTAAATGTTACTCAGCTGCTACGACGCTATGGTCTGGAAACCAGCTCTCCAATATCTCCCGAATTTTTTATATACATGTGTCCTGCTCTGCTATACCAGATTGACAGAAGGCTTTGTATTGTACATTATGATGAGCTTGAAGATTTTATGAAAAGTAAAACTGCATCAATTGAGAACGAAGATAAAACAGGTGCTTCAG CCTGGGTTTGTGGTATCATCTCTATCACCGTCATTAGCCTGCTTTCCTTGCTAGGTGTGATCTTGATTCCCATCATTAACCAATGGTGCTTCAAATTTCTTCTAACTTTCTTGGTAGCTCTGGCTGTAGGAACAATGAGTGGAGATGCTCTACTCCATCTTTTGCCACAT TCACATGGAGGCCACAAccacagtcaccaccatggCCAAGGTCACATGCATGAACACAAGCATTCTCATCGACATGCCCATGGACATGGAATAGAGAATGAAggctttctggaagaaaatgatcCAGTATTGAAAGGTCTTGTAGCACTTGGAGGCATTTATGTTTTGTTCATCATTGAACACTGTATAAGAATGTACAAGCATTACAATAAACAAAAG AGTAAGCAGAAATGGTGCAAGAATAAACCGAGTGAAGAATCACCAATTGGAAGGAAACTTTCAGatcagaaattaaataatagaCCAGATGCTGACTGGCTTCAGCTCAAACCCCTTGCAG GAGCAGATGACTCAGTTCTATCTGAAGATCGACTTAATGAAACTGAACTGACTGACTTAGATGGCCAGCTGGAATCCCCTCCCAAAAATTTCTTGTCTGTAGAAGAAGAGAACAACATGCACCATTCTCACAACGATGTCTTACATGCTGCTCAAGAACACGATCTTCACGACTTAGAGTACGACAGCCATGGTGAAGATAAGATGATAGCTAGAAAACACAGTCACCACTGGCATCACAAACATTCCCATCATTCCCATGGCCACTGCCATTCTGGAAAAGACCTGAAAGATACAGGGATAGCTAATATTGCTTGGATGGTAATTATGGGAGATGGCATTCACAACTTCAGTGACGGCTTAGCAATAG gagcAGCTTTTAGTGCTGGACTGACAGGAGGAATTAGTACATCGATAGCAGTATTTTGTCACGAGCTTCCCCATGAATTAG GTGATTTTGCTGTGCTTCTTAAAGCTGGTATGACAGTAAAGCAGGCTATTGTGTACAACCTCCTGTCTGCCATGATGGCTTACATAGGCATGCTGATTGGCACGGCGGTGGGACAGTATGCGAATAACATCACCTTGTGGATCTTTGCAGTCACTGCAGGCATGTTCCTCTATGTGGCATTGGTTGATATG ctTCCAGAAATGCTTCATGGAGATGGAGATAATG
- the SLC39A10 gene encoding zinc transporter ZIP10 isoform X2 translates to MKVHMHTKFCIVCLLTFIFHQCNHCHKDGRDHGPEEGHEDHHNCYQISETPYHQSAGSESMPSKFSASEAENEQKYYIEKIFDRYGENGRLSFFGLEKLLISLGLGEVKVVMINHDDIGHDHVSHLYALEVQEGKHFHSHNHPHSHSDSENQTVVGMAEKKNHKCNSERDAVVSSIKGDGKRIHDQSHHHHHHHPHPHHHLAHNGTHHPRNDSVIHNEHGEQNHGPSTETNTTQDQRERKQRKQKKKRKKISETSGDNTQDCPPNHHLGDQCEHNRVHKHDHVHDASHFHVHHREHNGDRSTNHGHQDSSLGGEDGHHHTSKREAPCKHTGVRKHTISARSRKDHSEDERDGEECLNVTQLLRRYGLETSSPISPEFFIYMCPALLYQIDRRLCIVHYDELEDFMKSKTASIENEDKTGASAWVCGIISITVISLLSLLGVILIPIINQWCFKFLLTFLVALAVGTMSGDALLHLLPHSHGGHNHSHHHGQGHMHEHKHSHRHAHGHGIENEGFLEENDPVLKGLVALGGIYVLFIIEHCIRMYKHYNKQKSKQKWCKNKPSEESPIGRKLSDQKLNNRPDADWLQLKPLAGADDSVLSEDRLNETELTDLDGQLESPPKNFLSVEEENNMHHSHNDVLHAAQEHDLHDLEYDSHGEDKMIARKHSHHWHHKHSHHSHGHCHSGKDLKDTGIANIAWMVIMGDGIHNFSDGLAIGAAFSAGLTGGISTSIAVFCHELPHELGDFAVLLKAGMTVKQAIVYNLLSAMMAYIGMLIGTAVGQYANNITLWIFAVTAGMFLYVALVDMLPEMLHGDGDNEEHGYCPVGQFILQNLGLLLGFAIMLVIALYEDKIVLNIQF, encoded by the exons ATGAAggtacacatgcacacaaaattTTGCATCGTTTGTTTGCTGACATTTATCTTTCATCAGTGCAATCATTGCCATAAAGATGGGCGTGACCATGGTCCTGAAGAGGGACATGAAGACCACCATAACTGCTATCAGATCTCAGAGACACCGTATCACCAGAGCGCAGGATCAGAATCCATGCCGAGTAAATTTTCAGCGtcagaagctgaaaatgaacagaaatactACATTGAAAAGATTTTTGATCGTTATGGTGAAAATGGAAGATTATCCTTTTTTGGCCTGGAAAAACTGTTAATAAGCCTTGGTTTAGGAGAAGTAAAAGTAGTAATGATAAATCATGATGATATTGGCCATGATCATGTTTCTCACCTGTATGCTTTAGAAGTACAGGAAGGGAAGCATTTTCACTCTCATAACCATCCTCATAGCCACTCAGATTCAGAAAACCAAACCGTGGTTGGTatggctgaaaagaaaaatcataaatgTAACTCTGAGAGAGATGCAGTGGTGTCGTCTATAAAAGGTGATGGTAAACGTATTCATGACCAGAGtcaccatcaccatcatcaccaCCCTCATCCGCATCATCATCTTGCCCATAATGGTACGCACCATCCTCGTAATGATTCAGTTATTCATAATGAACACGGAGAACAGAATCATGGACcttccacagaaacaaacacGACACAGGATCAGCGTGAAAGAAAACAGcggaaacagaagaagaaacgAAAGAAAATCAGTGAGACTTCAGGAGATAATACACAAGATTGTCCTCCAAATCATCACCTAGGTGATCAGTGTGAGCACAATCGTGTTCATAAACATGATCATGTACACGATGCATCTCACTTTCATGTGCACCATCGTGAACACAATGGCGATCGTTCCACTAATCACGGACATCAGGATTCCAGTCTAGGTGGTGAGGACGGGCATCACCATACCAGCAAGCGGGAGGCGCCCTGTAAGCACACGGGTGTCAGAAAACACACTATTTCAGCACGTAGTCGTAAGGATCATAGTGAAGATGAACGTGATGGTGAAGAG TGCTTAAATGTTACTCAGCTGCTACGACGCTATGGTCTGGAAACCAGCTCTCCAATATCTCCCGAATTTTTTATATACATGTGTCCTGCTCTGCTATACCAGATTGACAGAAGGCTTTGTATTGTACATTATGATGAGCTTGAAGATTTTATGAAAAGTAAAACTGCATCAATTGAGAACGAAGATAAAACAGGTGCTTCAG CCTGGGTTTGTGGTATCATCTCTATCACCGTCATTAGCCTGCTTTCCTTGCTAGGTGTGATCTTGATTCCCATCATTAACCAATGGTGCTTCAAATTTCTTCTAACTTTCTTGGTAGCTCTGGCTGTAGGAACAATGAGTGGAGATGCTCTACTCCATCTTTTGCCACAT TCACATGGAGGCCACAAccacagtcaccaccatggCCAAGGTCACATGCATGAACACAAGCATTCTCATCGACATGCCCATGGACATGGAATAGAGAATGAAggctttctggaagaaaatgatcCAGTATTGAAAGGTCTTGTAGCACTTGGAGGCATTTATGTTTTGTTCATCATTGAACACTGTATAAGAATGTACAAGCATTACAATAAACAAAAG AGTAAGCAGAAATGGTGCAAGAATAAACCGAGTGAAGAATCACCAATTGGAAGGAAACTTTCAGatcagaaattaaataatagaCCAGATGCTGACTGGCTTCAGCTCAAACCCCTTGCAG GAGCAGATGACTCAGTTCTATCTGAAGATCGACTTAATGAAACTGAACTGACTGACTTAGATGGCCAGCTGGAATCCCCTCCCAAAAATTTCTTGTCTGTAGAAGAAGAGAACAACATGCACCATTCTCACAACGATGTCTTACATGCTGCTCAAGAACACGATCTTCACGACTTAGAGTACGACAGCCATGGTGAAGATAAGATGATAGCTAGAAAACACAGTCACCACTGGCATCACAAACATTCCCATCATTCCCATGGCCACTGCCATTCTGGAAAAGACCTGAAAGATACAGGGATAGCTAATATTGCTTGGATGGTAATTATGGGAGATGGCATTCACAACTTCAGTGACGGCTTAGCAATAG gagcAGCTTTTAGTGCTGGACTGACAGGAGGAATTAGTACATCGATAGCAGTATTTTGTCACGAGCTTCCCCATGAATTAG GTGATTTTGCTGTGCTTCTTAAAGCTGGTATGACAGTAAAGCAGGCTATTGTGTACAACCTCCTGTCTGCCATGATGGCTTACATAGGCATGCTGATTGGCACGGCGGTGGGACAGTATGCGAATAACATCACCTTGTGGATCTTTGCAGTCACTGCAGGCATGTTCCTCTATGTGGCATTGGTTGATATG ctTCCAGAAATGCTTCATGGAGATGGAGATAATG